The Macaca mulatta isolate MMU2019108-1 chromosome 19, T2T-MMU8v2.0, whole genome shotgun sequence sequence ccaccacgcccagctaatttttggtatttttagtagagacagggtttcaccatgttggtgaggctggtctcgaactcctgatgtcaggtgatccacccgccttggcctctcagagtgctgggattacaggcgtgagccactgcacctggccttttatttatttttttttttgagatggagtctggctctgtcgcccaggctggagtgcagtggccggatctcagctcactgcaagctccgcctcccgggtttacgccattctcctgcctcagcctcccgagtagctgggactacaggcacccgccacctcgcccggctagttttttgtatttttttttttttttttgagacggagtctcgctctgtcacccaggctggagtgcagtggccggatctcagctcactgcaagctccgcctcccgggttcacgccattctcctgcctcagcctcccgagtagctgggactacaggcgcccgccacctcgcccggctaagtttttgtatttttagtagagacggggtttcactgtgttagccaggatggtctcgatctcctgacctcgtgatccgcccgtctcggcctcccaaagtgctgggattacaggcttgagccaccgtgcccagcctggcctttttttttttttttgacatggagtcggtctgttgccaggctggagtgcagtggcgtgatctctgctcactgcaatctccacctcccaggttcaagcgattgtcctgcctcagcctcccgagtagctaggactacaggtgtgtgccaccacgtaaagctaattttgtatttttagtagaaacgatgtttcaccatgttgggcaggatggcctctactctatctcttgacctcgtgatctgcccgcctcggcctcccaaagcactgggattacaggcatgagccattgcacctggccttttttttttttttttttttgaaacagagtctcgctttgtcgcccaggggctggagtgcaatggcaggatcttggctcactgcaacttccacctcctgggttcaagcgatttttctgcctcggcctcctgagtagctgggattataggtgcccaccactgtgcctggcaagttttgtatttttagtagagattgggttttgccacgttggccaggctggtcttgaacacctgacctcagatgatccacccgcctccgcctcccaaagtactgggattacaggcatgggctactgcgcctggccaaaccCCAGTGttgtcatttgtaaaatgaggtcatGTTAGTACTTACTTAACACAGTTTGGGGAGGATTTAAATTGTTAATCCTTGTAAATGGCACCTGGAATGTAGtaagtgctcattaaatgttagttctctctctctcaggcttCCAAAGGAGTTTAGTTAGTAACCCAGTGCTGTTGTTCATTCCTCATTGATTCCATGATCTGGTACTTCTAGAAGGCCTTACTGAGCTCCAGACCCTGCTCTGAACAGgatcattttgcttttttcttttttggaaacagagtctcgctctgtcgcccaggctggagtgcagtggtgtgatctcggctcactgcaaacctcctgggttcacaccattctcctgcctcagcctcctgagtagctgggactacaggtgcccaccactacgcccggctaattttttttgtatttttagtagagacggggtttcaccgtgttagccaggatggtctcgatctcctgacctcatgatctgcttgtctcggcctcccaaagtgctgggattacaggcgtgagccaccgtgcccgacttttttatttatttatttttttgagacagggtcttacttactttgttacccaggctggagtgtcaccatcacagctcacttcatccctaaattcctgggctcaagtgatcctcctgcttcagccttccaagtagctgggactaaggtgtGTGCCgccgtgcctggctttttttttttttttttttttttttttttttttgagacagagtcttgttctgtcacccaggctggagtgcagtaacgtaatcttggatcactgcaacctctgcttcctaggctcaagcgattctcatgcctcggtctcccaagtagctgggattacaggcacccgccaccatgcccggctaatttttgtatttttattagagacggatttcaccatgttgtcccggccagtcttgaactcctggcctcaagtgatccacccgcttcaggctcccaaagtgttaggattacaggcgtgagccactgctggtcttgaactcctatgctcaagggattctcctccttgacctcccaaagtgctgagtttacaggagtgagccaccacacccggtctgtTCTGCCTTTGACAGCCTCCCCTTCGAAGTCCTGCCTCAGAATATCCTCCTCCAGGGAACCCTCCCTGATACCCTTGAACTGTAACTTGCCAACACAGGGCTCCTCCTGTTTCTTGCCCTATAGCAATTAATACTTACTTCATTCTGGACTGACCTTCCTGAGGGCAAGACCTGGATCTCTCTGTTCCCTACTAGATCTTGAGCATCCAGCTCAGGGCTCAACACACACTGGGTGCTCAATAATGTTTGAGGATGGCACAGAACAGAGGAGAGGGCAGATGATTGAATGGATGCCCTTTCCTCCCCACAGAATGACTTTCTCACCGGTGTGTTTCCTGCCAGCCCCCTCAGTTGGCTTTTCCTCTTCAGTGCCATCCAGCTTGCCTGGTTCCTCCAGCTGGATCCTTCCTTAGGACTGATGGAGAAGATCAAAGAGTTGCTGCCCGACTGGTGAGGTTCCCCCACTCCAGCCCAGTAACCCCCAATCACTCTCCCTCCACCCAGTAAATTCTTCTGTCATTGTGGTGTACCTGCTAAAGAAAAGTTACCTCTGAGACTTACTTTGGGTCAGATTAATAAAGGTATAGCATGAAGAAGAAGGaggtgaggccgggcgcagtggctcacccctataatcccggCATATTGGGcattgggaggccgacgtgggtgtatcacttgaggtcaggagttcaagaccagcctggccaacatggtgaaaccccatctctactaaaaacacaaaaaagtagctgggcacagtggcaggcacctgaaatcccagctactagggaggctgaggcaggagaatcgcttgaacccgggaggtggaggttttagtgagctgagatcgggccattgtactccagcttgggcgacaagagcgaaactctatctcaaaaaaaaaaaaaaaaaaaaatagtgcgagctttgctgggcacagtggctcatgcctgtaatcccagcacttagggagttcaaagcaggaggatcacttgagcccaggagtttgagaccaacctaagcaacatgttgaaaccccatatctactaaaaatacaaaaaattagccaagtgtggtgtcactcacctgtggtcccagctacccaggaggctgaggtgggaggatcacctgagcccaggaggtcgaggctgcagcaagctgagatcatgccactgcattgcagcctggcaACGGAGTGAcgccctgtctcaagaaaaaaattttaaaaaatggccaagcattgtggttcacacctgtaatcccagcactttgggaggctgaggtgggcagatcacctgaggtcaggagttcgagaccagcctggacaacatggtgaaaccccgcctctactaaaaatacaaaaattagccaggtgtggtggtgcgcacctgtagtcccagctactcgggaggctgaggcaggataatcacttgaacctgggaggcagaggttgcggtgagtcaaaattgtgccactataccttcagcctgggtgacagagcgagactccgtctcaaaaaaaaaaaaaaaaaaaaggccgggcgcggtggctcaagcctgtaatcccagcactttgggaggccgagacgggtggatcacgaggtcaggagatcgagaccatcctggataacacggtgaaaccccgtctctactaaaaaatacaaaaaactagccgggcgaggtggcgggcgcctgtagtcccagctactcgggaggctgaggcaggagaatggtgtgaacccgggaggcggagcttgcagtgagccgagatcacaccactgcactccagcctgggcgacagagtgagactccgtctcaaaaaaaaaaaaaaaaaaaaaagtatgagctTTGCCCATCTCTAGTCATGTAGTCTTAGCCAAGAGACctcaccattcttttttttttttttttttttgagacggagtctcgctctgttgcccaggctggggtgcagtggccagatctcggctcactgcaagctccgcctcctgggttcacgccattctcctgcctcagcctcccgagtagctgggactacaggcgcccgccacctcgcccggctagttttttgtattttttagtagagacggggtttcaccgtgttagccaggatggtctcgatctcctgacctcgtgatccgcccgtctcggcctcccaaagtgctgggattacaggcttgagccaccgtgcccggccgagaccTCACCATTCTTGATTGTCAAggccttcatctgtaaaatgagggtatgAATAATTGCTTCGTAGAGTGCTTGGAAGAATTAATCAAAATCCTGCCTGTCGTCTGtgtatggtgactcacacctgtaatcccagcactttgggaggcagacgtgggcggatcacctgaggtcggagttcgagaccagtctggccaacatggtgaaaccctgtctctactaaaaatacaaaaatgaaccaagcgtggtggcaggcgcctgtaatcccacctactcgggaggctgaggcaggagaattgcttgaaccccggaggcagaggttgcagtgaggtgagatcatgccactgcactccagcctgggcgacagagtgagactctgtctcaattaaaaaaaaaaaaaaatcctggctgggcacggtggctcaagcctgtaatcccagcactttgggaggccgagatgggtggatcatgaggtcaggagatcgagaccatcctggataacacgctgaaaccccgtctctactaagaaatacaaaaaactagccgggcgaggtggcgggcgcctgtagtcccagctactcgggaggctgaggccggagaatggcgtgaacccggaaggcggagcttgcagtgagctgagatccggccactgcactccagcctgggctacagagcgagactccgtctcaaaaaaaaaaaaaaatcctgcctgTCCCATAGTCAGTAGAGTGCCAGGAGTTTCTCTTGGGAGtggttgcattatttttattgtgttattgtCATCTTCAGGAAGGGTTTGAAAACCGGGTGCAGGTGAAATGTCAGGTCTAGTTCTTTGATGAGTCCTCCTGGGGAAGAAGGTCCACATTTGGTGCAGATGGCTTCAAAGAACAGACCCGGGACCAGATGTAGACGTTTCCAAGAGGGatgacgggcacagtggctcacacttctaatcccagcacttcggaaggctgaggcaggaggcttgagctcaggagtttgagaccagcctgggcaacatagtgagactcccatctctacccctcccccacaaaaaaaaattcccagaatGCTAGATTTACCCAGTCTATAGAGGGAAAGTCATTTGACCCAAGTCCTCCAAGTGACATTTGCAAACTTTGCAAACAAACGTGCTGATTTAATGTAGCTTTAGACCAGCTTTTCCTAAATTTAAGCTGGCATTGGTATCACCTGGATGGGTTGTTAAAACACTGattatggccaggcgcggtggctgacatctgtaatcccagcactttgggaggccaaggtggacggatcacctaaggtcaggagttcgagaccagcctggccaacgtggtgaaaccctgtctctactaaaaatgcaaaaaattagctgggcatggtggcagacacctgtaatcccagctacttgggaggctgaggtaggagaattgcttgaacccaggagacagaggttacagtgagccaagatcgtgccactgcactccagcctgggcgacagagtgagactccatctcaaaaacaaaacaaaacaaacaacaacaacaaaaaaacgcTGATTGCTGGACCCTACCCAGAGAGATTTTGGCTTGTTAGGTGTCAAAGGGGCCAGAAATATGTATTTCCAACAAGCTCCCAGGCAGTGCTCCCAGGAGGTGCTCCCAGGAGCCACAGTTTCAGAACTATTGCCTTAGAGTAGTGATAGCTGGGAGGAAAAAGTGTCCCCTCAATAGAAATAATGGCtgtcatttattaagcacctaccgGTTTCCATGGAAAGTGACTTTGGAAGCTTGGTGCTGCCACAAGGGGAGGGGGCTGGAGGGGGTGACAGAGCTCACACctactaaaatgacaaaaatgggTTTCTCTGTCTGACAGCCAAAAGATCAGTGCAGGGGCTGGAGGGGGCTGGAAGGGAGGGAGATTCTGAGGCCAGGAGACCTAGGCCCagcctctgtttctctccctgCAGGGGCGGACAGCACCATGGGCTCCGGGGGGTCCTGGCAGCTGCGCTGTTTGCCTCTTGTTTGTGGGGAACCCTGATCTTCACACTGCACGTGGCCCTCAGGCTGCTTCTGTCCTACCACGGCTGGCTTCTTGAGCCCCACGGAGCCATGTCCTCCCCCACCAAGACCTGGCTGGTATGGGAGGGGCATAGCCCTACTCCAGCTCTCCTGGGACCCActtctctgtccccctctctctggaTCTCtatccccctctctctctgggtctctgtccccctctctctctgggtctctgtcccctgtctctgggtctctgtccttctctctctgggtctctgtcccctgtctctgggtctctgtccttTTCTCTCTCGGGGTCTCTGATGCTCTTAAGTCTCTGTGTCCTTCTCTTTGGGTTTCTGTCCCACTGTCGACCCCTGCCCCCCTCAACTCCCTGGTCCCAGTGCGGGGTTAATGACCCGGTAACTCCTCCTCCCCAGGCCCTGGTCCGCATCTTCTCCGGCCGCCACCCGATGCTGTTCAGTTACCAGCGCTCCCTGCCGCGCCAGCCCGTGCCCTCTGTGCAGGACACCGTGCGCAAGGTGAGCCTGGGAGCGCGCAGATGGGCCGGGGTGGCCGGGGCGGGCCGCGGGCATGACCTGCCGTCTTCTCTCCTTTAGTACCTGGAGTCGGTCCGGCCCGTCCTCTCCGACGAGGACTTCGACTGGACCGCGGTCCTGGCGCAGGAATTCCTGAGGCTGCAGGCGTCGCTGCTGCAGTGGTACCTGAGGCTCAAGTCCTGGTGGGCGTCCAATTATGTGAGTCCCGCCACTGCCACCAAGGCCATACCTGAAAGGCTAAGTTTGTGAGCTCGCCCTGCTAAACTGGCGAGTTCTACACGCCCCGCCCCACGACACGCCCACAACCCACACGCCCCCTGCAGCGATTGGAGCCTGGCCCCGGGCCTGCATCCTGGGCCCCCAAGGGCCAATACACTGAGCCCCTCTCACATACGTCTGTAGCCTAACCTCAACATTTAAATATAGATATaagcatatgtatttatttatatatatatgctcatAACATATATATGCTCTCTGTCTATGTTTAATGTTGAGGTTAAGGGTATAGATGCTCCAATATTCTGAGCTCCACCCTTGATCTCCCAAAGACTGAACCAGAATTCCAGGACCTAGGGCTGGCGCactgtctcacgcctgtaatgccagcactttgggaggctgaggcaggcagatcacatgaggtcaagagttcgagaccagcctggccaacatggtgaaaccccgtctctactaaaaacacaaaaattagctgggcgtggtggcacatgcgcctataatcccagctactcgggaggctgaggcgggaggattgcttgaacccaggagaggttgcactgaactgagattgtgccactgcaccccagcctgggccacagagcgagactctgtctcaaaaacaaaacaaaacaaaaacaaacaaacaaaaaaccacaaaggaGTTGAATGGTGAGGAGTGGTGGGAGAGGCCTGAAATCCAGACTGAGGATCCTGGACTCTTTCCTGGGGGTACTAGGGAGCCATGGGAGGGTTTGGAGCAAGGAAGGGGCTGGGTCAGCTCTGGTGTGGGGGAAAGACTGGAGGGTGGGAGGCTGCAGAGGAAGCTACTGTGAGATCTACTATTGTAGGTCATTGAGACACTGGGCTCGGATGAGAAAACCTGTGGTGAGagtgagaggggaagggaagagggtcTGCGGCAGAGCCCCAAGGGGCACCGATATGGCAGGCTCAGTTGGTCAAACCCAATGAAGGGGATGGCAGGCCTTGCTTTTCtggttaaatttttgtttttcttcacacTTTTGGACAAGATtctacttacacacacacacacacacacacacacgcatattgttttcttcccttccttccctccctcccgcctttcctatcttctttccttatttccttccttcctttctttttttctgtctccttccttccttcccttccttccttttttttgttgagacagagtctcgctctgtcacccaggctggagtgcactggcgcgatctcggctcactgcaagctccgccggccaggttcatgccattctcctgcctcagcctcccatagctggctaattttttttttttttttttttttttgtatttttagtagagtcagggtttcaccgtgttagccaggatggtctcggtctcctgacctcatgatccgcctgcctcggcctcccaaagtgctgggattacaggcgtgagccaccgtgcctggcctctttctttctttctcttgcttgctttctttctttctcttgctttctctctctctccttcctcccttcgggattacaggcgtgagccaccgtgcctggcctctttctttctttttctttctctttctttctctttctctctctctccttcctccctccctcctttctctctctcttttccatccttccttccctccctccctttctctctctctttctttctttctcttttttttctttctttcctttttctttcttgaaaggggtctcactctatcacccagactggagtacagtggcatgatcacagctcactgcagccttgacctcccaggctcaagccatcctcccacctcagcttccctagtaactgggactcgGGAAGGCTTGTGCCCCcgagccctgctaatttttgaactttttcgtagacatggggtcttgccatgttgcccaggctggtctcaaactcctaggctcaagctatcctcccacctcagcctcccaaaatgctgggataacaggcgtgaaccaccgctcctggcctgtATATTTTATTGTACCTCCAAGCCAACTGCCAGTGATATACACACCATTATTTTatgtacaacaacaacaaaaacaaaccctaCAAGACCAGCTAAACTGTGACACAGtgctttcttttgtgtttttcattgtttGATTTTATTATGGTATTGGCAAGGCcaaaattttcatgtatttacacatatatatataatttcacatatttattattttataaattttacatttatgttctgtttttcttttcttttcttttcttttttttttttttgggacagggtttcactcttgttgcccaggctggagtgcaatggtatgatcttggctcactgcaaccaatgcctccaggattcaagcgattctcctgcctcaggctcccgagtagctgggattacaggcgtgtgccaccacgcctggctgatttttgtatttttatagagatggggtttcatcatgttggccaggctggtcttgaactcctgacctcaggtatccacccgcttcagcctcccaaagtgctgggattacaggtaggcgccaccgcgcccagctgtacCTTGTTCTTTCCAACATCTATGTAATAGGGCACTGCCGGAGTGTAACAGGGTTTAGCTAACTGATCCCCCATGGATGGATTTCTATGGATTTCTAGGTGATTGCTATTTACTGACTACGATGACTGGCTTCTTTGGCTGTATCCTCCTTGCCTGACACAGGAACATCTGGGGCCTTCCCTGTCCTACTGTCCCTCCCACAGCAAGGCCCTGGCCCCTCACTGTGtgtctccccaccccactcccaggtCAGTGACTGGTGGGAGGAATTTGTGTACCTGCGCTCCCGAAATCCGCTGATGGTGAACAGCAACTATTACATGATGGTGAGAAGGGGAGGGGTGAGGTTCACAGGCCCTAGGTCTAGGGTTGGGGTACCTGGATGGAATGTGACATTCATGCTCAGTGACCTGGATCTGGACGCACCATCTGGGATTCATCGTTCCGCCCTCTTTTGGGGTCAGGACCTGTATTTGGGTCAGTGGTTCCATCAAGGGCAAACCTGACCCCGGGTGTTTTGCTGTCCCCTCTCCTGGTCCCCAGGACTTCCTGTATGTCACACCCACGCCTCTGCAGGCAGCTCGCGCTGGGAATGCCGTGCACGCCCTCCTCCTGTACCGCCACCGCCTGAACCGCCAGGAGATACCCCCGGTAAGAGGGCCCCAGTGGGCTGGGGATGCAGGTGTGGTCCTGTGGCCTTTGGGCCACAGGGGTCCTGGAAGGCAGCTCACAGCCCACGGTTTCCTGCAGACTTTGCTAATGGGAATGCGTCCCTTATGCTCTGCCCAGTATGAGAAGATCTTCAACACCACGCGGATTCCAGGGGTCCAAAAAGGTGAGACCCTCTCCTGTCCCCACTGATGGAGGCAGAACAATATAGTGGCTAAGAGCATGTTTTCTGGAATCCGCCTGCCTGAGCTGGGACCCATTGCatccttgctgtgtgaccttctgCACGTTattaccctctctgagcctcagcttccacTAAAGTGGGATAATAATTGTACCTAGGAGCTGGAcgcggtgacttatgcctgtaatcccagctctttgggaggcagaggtggacgattgcttaggccaggagttcgagaccagcctagggcaacgtagtgagatccGATCTatatgaaaaattcaaaaattagccaggcatggtggtatgcgcctgtggtcccagctactcaggaccctgaagtgggaggattgcctgagtccaggaggttgaggctgcagcgagctgagatctcaccactgcactccagcctaggcgacagagcgagaccctgtctccaaaaaccgAAAGTCCTAGGGTGCTGATGATTACTAGGGTGCTTTGAACAACTGATGACACCTAAGCAGCATATAATAAATGGTCGCTATTTTTATGTGTCTGGCCCGTCCCCACGCTTCTGCCAACGCCACCCCTAGACTACATCCGCCACCTCCATGACAGCCAACACGTGGCTGTCTTCCACCGGGGCCGATTCTTCCGCGTGGGGACCCACTCCCGAAACAGCCTGCTTTCCCCGAGGGCCCTGGAGCAGCAGTTTCAGCGAATCCTGGACGATCCCTCACCAGCCTGCCCCCACGAGGAACATCTGGCTGCTCTGACCGCTGCTCCCAGGTAAGGGTCGGGGGTCAGGGGTCAGGGGTCAGGGGTCAGGGGCTCTCAGAGGCCGCCAGTGTCCTGAGGCCATGGAAGGGCAGGGTGGGACCAGGTGACGGCTAGGCAGGATGGACTCAGGCACATCCCGGGCCCTCCAGGGGCACGTGGGCCCAGGTGCGAAGGTCCCTGAAGACCCAGGCAGCAGAGGCCCTGGAGGCAGTGGAAGGGGCCGCTTTCTTTGTGTCACTGGACGCTGAGCCCGCGGGGCTCACCAGGGAGGACCCAGCAGCGTCGTTGGATGCCTATGCCCATGCCCTGCTGGCTGGCCGGGGCCATGACCGGTGAGTCAGTCTTGGGATGGGGCCCCCAGACATGGCACCCCAGAATGCAATATCAGACCTAGGACCCCCGACAGTAGACAGCCAGACCCTGGAGCCCACACCTGCAAAGTCTGTAGACCAGCAGCTGCCTAGAGCTGAGGACCCCAGACCCAATGCTTTGGGACCTGGAGACCTGGGACCAAGACCTATAACCCAGTCCCAGTGACCCCCAAATCCGAGACTCCAAACCCCTGAGCTGGACCCTCAGACCCAGAGACCCCAGATCTGAGGACCACCAAACCCAGGACCCCTAGGCCCTGACCCCAGACTTGGCAACCTCGGCCTCAGAACTTGAACCATTCAATCCTCAGGCCTTAATGCAGGCACCCCAAACCCATGGCCCCAGACGCAGACTTCCAGACCTAGAGATTCTCAGGCCTGGCAGGCATCACTGAATTCCTAGGCCCCAGGGGGGTCCCACTGACCTCCCAGCACCCCCAAAAGCCTTGAACCTTCCTCAGTGAGTTCTCTAAAAATCTCCAAACTctagactgggcgtggtggctcatgtctgtaatcccagcactttgggaggacgagaggggcagatcacttgaggtcaggggttcaagaccagcctggccagtatggtgaaacctcatctctaataaaaatgcaaaaattagctgggcatggtggtgcgtgcttgtgatcccagctatttgggaggctgaggtgggaaaatcacttgaaccctcagctacttcggaggcagaggttgcagtgagccaagatcgcgccactgcactccagcctgggcaacaagagtgaaacgccatcaaacaaaaaaacaaacaaacaaaatccccaaACTCTAAATCCCAGACATATCTTGGATACCTCCAGGGCCACTACTGAGGACCCCCAATGGTCCTAGAAATCCCCACACCAGCACCCCAATGGATTCCCACATCTCCCCATCTAGAAAACCCCCTCAAGTCCCACAGAAAGCACTCCGAGGTCCCTCTGCCCCTCGCTCTCGGTGACCCCTCTGAACTCTCCCCGACAGCTGGTTTGACAAATCCTTCACCCTAATCGTCTTCTCTAACGGGAAGCTGGGCCTCAGCGTGGAGCACTCCTGGGCCGACTGCCCCATCTCAGGACACATGTGGGAGGTAGGGCGGCCAGCCCTCCCTTGTTCTGGGGACCCCGCACCATCTCCAAAGACCATCCTCTCCAGGGCCTTAGGGTCAGAAGAATAACTGaggcttggccaggcacggtggctcacgcctgtaatcccagcaatttgggaggctgaggcaggcagatcatgaggtcaggagttcgagaccagcctggccaacatagtgaaaccccatcgctactggtagccaggcatggtggtgtgtgcctgtaatcccagctattcgggatgctgaggcatgagaattgcatgaacccaggaggtggaggttgcagtgagctgagatcgtgccactgcactccagcctgggcgacagagcaagactacatctcaaaaaaaaaaaaaaaaaaagaaaagagaagaaagaaaaactgaggctcagggagaggcagaggctggcccAGGGTCACCCAGCAAAGAAAGGGTCTGGGGTGAGGCTcagggagaggcagaggctggcccAGGGTCACCCAGCAAAGAAAGGGTCTGGGGTGAGGACCTTCCTTTGATGAATTGGTAACTGGGGCTCAAAGAAGGAAGTGATTTTCCCAGAGTCCCACAGCGAGGAGTTACAGAGCAAGAAGACGACtccgggctgggtgcagtggctcatgcctataatcccagcactttgggaggtcaaggcagaaggatcacttaagcccaggagtttgagaccagcctgggcaacataaatgagaccctgtctacaaaaaacattaaaaaaaaaaaactagccaggcatgatggtacatgcctgtggtcccagctactccagaggatagcttgagcccag is a genomic window containing:
- the CPT1C gene encoding palmitoyl thioesterase CPT1C isoform X11, which translates into the protein MAEAHQAVGFRTSLTSDGAEVELSAPVLQEIYLSGLRSWKRHLSRFWNDFLTGVFPASPLSWLFLFSAIQLAWFLQLDPSLGLMEKIKELLPDWGGQHHGLRGVLAAALFASCLWGTLIFTLHVALRLLLSYHGWLLEPHGAMSSPTKTWLALVRIFSGRHPMLFSYQRSLPRQPVPSVQDTVRKYLESVRPVLSDEDFDWTAVLAQEFLRLQASLLQWYLRLKSWWASNYDFLYVTPTPLQAARAGNAVHALLLYRHRLNRQEIPPTLLMGMRPLCSAQYEKIFNTTRIPGVQKDYIRHLHDSQHVAVFHRGRFFRVGTHSRNSLLSPRALEQQFQRILDDPSPACPHEEHLAALTAAPRGTWAQVRRSLKTQAAEALEAVEGAAFFVSLDAEPAGLTREDPAASLDAYAHALLAGRGHDRWFDKSFTLIVFSNGKLGLSVEHSWADCPISGHMWEFTLATECFQLGYSTDGHCKGHPDPTLPRPQRLQWDLPDQIHSSISLALRGAKILSENVDCHVFPFSLFGKSFIRRCHLSSDSFIQIALQLAHFRDRGQFCLTYESAMTRLFLEGRTETVRSCTREACNFVRAMEDKEKTDPQCLALFRVAVDKHQALLKAAMSGQGVDRHLFALYVVSRFLHLQSPFLTQVHSEQWQLSTSQIPVQQMHLFDVHNYPDYVSSGGGFGPADDHGYGVSYIFMGDDMITFHISSKKSSTKTPPGSRLPASPGSDTVLLPGFPQAGAAH
- the CPT1C gene encoding palmitoyl thioesterase CPT1C isoform X5; this encodes MAEAHQAVGFRTSLTSDGAEVELSAPVLQEIYLSGLRSWKRHLSRFWNDFLTGVFPASPLSWLFLFSAIQLAWFLQLDPSLGLMEKIKELLPDWGGQHHGLRGVLAAALFASCLWGTLIFTLHVALRLLLSYHGWLLEPHGAMSSPTKTWLALVRIFSGRHPMLFSYQRSLPRQPVPSVQDTVRKYLESVRPVLSDEDFDWTAVLAQEFLRLQASLLQWYLRLKSWWASNYVSDWWEEFVYLRSRNPLMVNSNYYMMAARAGNAVHALLLYRHRLNRQEIPPTLLMGMRPLCSAQYEKIFNTTRIPGVQKDYIRHLHDSQHVAVFHRGRFFRVGTHSRNSLLSPRALEQQFQRILDDPSPACPHEEHLAALTAAPRGTWAQVRRSLKTQAAEALEAVEGAAFFVSLDAEPAGLTREDPAASLDAYAHALLAGRGHDRWFDKSFTLIVFSNGKLGLSVEHSWADCPISGHMWEFTLATECFQLGYSTDGHCKGHPDPTLPRPQRLQWDLPDQIHSSISLALRGAKILSENVDCHVFPFSLFGKSFIRRCHLSSDSFIQIALQLAHFRDRGQFCLTYESAMTRLFLEGRTETVRSCTREACNFVRAMEDKEKTDPQCLALFRVAVDKHQALLKAAMSGQGVDRHLFALYVVSRFLHLQSPFLTQVHSEQWQLSTSQIPVQQMHLFDVHNYPDYVSSGGGFGPADDHGYGVSYIFMGDDMITFHISSKKSSTKTDSHRLGQHIEDALLDVASLFQAGQHFKRRFRGSGKEDSRHRCGFLSRQTGASKTSMTSTYF